In Ktedonobacteraceae bacterium, a genomic segment contains:
- a CDS encoding SMI1/KNR4 family protein, whose amino-acid sequence MTDIPIHELVARIRETPGCTVAEPIGRRDLRLPVVHPGHVLPEDLREFYEVCGGLTLFKQSPYTTILVPPMEVVVATPFLEPGAYPDQFTSSLDDISWSWYLIARDENREYLTIDLSKERAGRCYDSSLGCHANPGSCAIVAFSFTELVRRLYEDQGEHWLPDLLALGDAYQGIGSQ is encoded by the coding sequence ATGACTGACATCCCTATTCATGAGTTGGTCGCTCGTATCCGAGAAACCCCTGGCTGTACGGTAGCTGAGCCGATTGGACGACGAGACCTTCGCCTGCCGGTCGTGCATCCCGGACACGTCTTGCCAGAGGACTTACGCGAATTCTACGAGGTGTGCGGAGGGCTGACGCTCTTCAAGCAAAGTCCGTATACCACGATTCTTGTGCCTCCCATGGAGGTTGTCGTAGCCACGCCGTTCTTAGAGCCGGGGGCCTATCCTGATCAATTCACCTCTTCCCTGGACGATATTTCCTGGTCGTGGTATCTCATCGCTCGCGATGAAAACCGAGAGTATCTGACGATCGATCTGAGCAAGGAGCGGGCGGGGCGCTGTTATGATAGTTCGCTAGGATGTCATGCCAATCCCGGTTCTTGCGCGATCGTGGCCTTTTCCTTTACCGAACTCGTTAGACGGTTATACGAGGACCAGGGAGAGCATTGGCTTCCTGACCTGCTTGCCTTGGGCGACGCTTATCAAGGAATTGGCTCCCAGTGA
- a CDS encoding glycoside hydrolase family 3 N-terminal domain-containing protein yields the protein MESAQNQFPGTRYGTGEDDDTAKHVIVKVPANFTHMGIAAIGKEPVESKSPAQMNGNAEKKAISSVEAIDTLKLPDMLPGISGTRTAVVLPAAAGQSYQKKGMSRSKVFFLLGLLLMLVINTTIAGYAQITGPQGWANVLGGSSTTANKNLIQVINKGLRQLTPRATGQATQKLTPQQYINLILQNMTLDQKLGQMMIVQFTGPTYGLDISAMVSQYNVGAVLIFTANNNIVSKTQLKGLIAQMQSNSTIPLAVAIDQEGGTVDRLVNLDGPRPSATEIGATNDPAKAGAEGIQDAEDLSSYGFNLNLAPVVDVNNTYNPQLVDRTFGNNPSLVTEMAQAYLQGLQQSGKVLGTLKHFPGLGDVSTDPHIGVPVLTRSKSELETIDWAPYRALIQQGIVHAVMVTHELVQAVDNTIPSSLSYKVVTGILRDELGFQGVIMTDSLTMESITSYYPEGQAAALAVEAGDDLLMGASTPQDVATMIEGIKQAIASGAISQQRIDDSVRRILMLKYEMGLLPLPKE from the coding sequence ATGGAATCAGCCCAGAATCAGTTTCCCGGGACGCGCTATGGAACAGGTGAAGATGACGATACGGCAAAACACGTAATTGTGAAGGTGCCCGCAAATTTTACGCATATGGGGATAGCTGCCATAGGGAAAGAACCGGTCGAATCAAAAAGCCCTGCGCAAATGAATGGCAATGCCGAGAAGAAAGCCATCTCTAGCGTTGAGGCTATTGATACCCTCAAACTGCCAGACATGTTACCCGGTATTTCTGGAACGCGTACAGCAGTGGTATTGCCTGCCGCGGCAGGTCAATCGTATCAAAAAAAGGGAATGTCGCGCAGTAAGGTCTTCTTCTTGCTGGGCCTGCTTTTGATGCTGGTCATCAATACCACTATCGCCGGTTATGCGCAGATTACGGGACCCCAGGGGTGGGCTAATGTACTTGGCGGTTCATCGACCACCGCGAATAAAAACCTGATCCAGGTGATCAATAAAGGTCTTCGACAGTTAACGCCCCGAGCGACCGGACAGGCAACGCAAAAGTTGACGCCGCAGCAATATATCAATCTGATCCTGCAAAACATGACGTTGGACCAAAAACTGGGGCAGATGATGATTGTGCAGTTTACCGGGCCGACCTATGGACTCGATATCAGCGCTATGGTCAGCCAGTATAATGTAGGAGCCGTGCTAATTTTTACCGCTAACAATAACATTGTGAGTAAGACGCAGCTCAAAGGCTTGATCGCCCAGATGCAGAGCAACAGCACGATTCCCCTTGCCGTGGCAATCGACCAGGAGGGTGGGACGGTAGATCGATTAGTAAACCTGGACGGGCCTCGACCATCAGCAACAGAGATAGGGGCGACAAACGACCCGGCTAAAGCCGGGGCAGAGGGCATTCAGGATGCCGAAGACCTCTCATCCTACGGTTTTAACCTCAATCTTGCGCCTGTTGTGGATGTGAATAATACGTATAACCCGCAGCTGGTTGATCGGACATTCGGCAACAATCCCTCGCTCGTCACCGAAATGGCCCAGGCCTACCTGCAAGGGCTGCAACAGAGCGGCAAAGTACTCGGCACGCTGAAGCATTTCCCCGGATTAGGCGATGTCAGCACCGACCCACATATAGGAGTTCCTGTTTTAACCCGCTCAAAGAGCGAATTGGAAACTATCGACTGGGCGCCATATCGAGCGCTGATCCAGCAGGGCATTGTCCATGCCGTCATGGTAACGCATGAACTCGTGCAAGCGGTGGATAATACTATTCCATCTTCCCTCTCTTACAAAGTCGTCACCGGCATCCTGCGCGACGAATTAGGCTTTCAAGGCGTTATTATGACGGATAGTCTTACCATGGAAAGCATTACCTCCTACTATCCAGAAGGGCAGGCGGCGGCCTTAGCTGTTGAGGCCGGCGATGACCTGCTGATGGGTGCATCTACACCACAAGACGTTGCTACTATGATCGAAGGCATCAAGCAGGCTATAGCCTCGGGCGCCATTAGCCAGCAGCGTATCGACGACTCGGTACGCCGCATTTTAATGCTAAAATACGAAATGGGTTTGCTTCCTTTACCAAAGGAATAA
- a CDS encoding FHA domain-containing protein — protein sequence MDTRFYQAQGLDIQRIAIDLENMFLMQGYQVQHFGDRNHMVVQFKKGGDFAAIIGMQAALTLTLQNTPGGVMAVIGQQKWADKAAVGAVGLLVLWPLAFTAGAGAIRQSNLTEQLLNALDAVVRQQQANVQVGPVPFHMLPPQVQQQMAPPPPPSNTPPPPPAYTPPPQWTPGSPSPYPPQQAVVPPPPPLQQQVRAVSQSPAFKKVECPHCHTQNDAGDVYCAHCGQLLVPQEIHCPQCGASNKPDAAFCTKCGTSFKEKRVAEPTVAVEMTPKTEVVMPNKPGGNAWGYLLFANENRVELTGSRLTIGRANPDTGDVKPDINLYDVPESNTVSRMHAVIERTQDGYTLTDLKSTNLTRINGQQLAPNTPTSFEDGSTLEFGKVACTFKQAS from the coding sequence ATGGATACTCGATTTTATCAGGCGCAAGGACTTGACATCCAACGAATTGCCATCGATTTAGAGAATATGTTCCTTATGCAAGGCTACCAGGTGCAGCATTTTGGCGATAGAAATCATATGGTCGTTCAGTTCAAAAAGGGCGGCGACTTTGCCGCTATCATAGGTATGCAGGCCGCGTTGACATTGACCCTGCAAAACACGCCGGGCGGCGTCATGGCAGTCATTGGCCAACAAAAATGGGCGGACAAAGCAGCAGTGGGCGCTGTCGGACTACTTGTCTTATGGCCACTTGCATTCACAGCTGGCGCGGGCGCGATACGGCAATCGAACCTCACCGAACAACTCCTCAATGCCCTGGATGCAGTAGTACGCCAGCAGCAAGCCAATGTGCAGGTTGGCCCCGTTCCTTTTCACATGCTACCGCCACAGGTGCAGCAGCAAATGGCACCGCCGCCTCCACCATCCAATACACCACCTCCACCACCTGCTTACACGCCACCACCTCAATGGACCCCTGGCTCACCGTCTCCCTATCCTCCACAACAGGCCGTAGTGCCACCACCTCCACCCTTACAACAGCAGGTACGAGCAGTATCGCAATCACCTGCCTTTAAAAAAGTAGAATGCCCGCACTGCCATACACAAAACGACGCCGGCGATGTGTACTGCGCCCACTGCGGCCAACTATTAGTACCGCAAGAAATACACTGCCCTCAATGTGGAGCAAGCAATAAACCGGATGCCGCCTTTTGTACAAAGTGTGGTACTTCGTTCAAAGAAAAACGTGTGGCAGAACCAACGGTCGCAGTGGAGATGACCCCAAAAACAGAGGTGGTGATGCCCAATAAACCGGGCGGCAATGCCTGGGGCTACCTGCTTTTTGCGAATGAGAATCGGGTAGAACTGACCGGTTCGCGCTTAACTATCGGACGTGCCAACCCGGATACAGGCGATGTGAAACCAGACATCAATTTGTATGATGTCCCCGAATCCAATACCGTCTCGCGCATGCATGCCGTAATAGAGCGCACGCAGGATGGCTATACACTTACCGACCTGAAAAGTACAAACCTCACCCGCATAAATGGCCAGCAGCTTGCTCCAAATACTCCTACCTCCTTTGAGGACGGCAGTACGCTCGAATTTGGCAAAGTAGCCTGTACTTTCAAGCAAGCTTCATGA
- a CDS encoding methylated-DNA--[protein]-cysteine S-methyltransferase, protein MVVIAKKNATQTLYWARVPGPIGACVVIATENGVCWTGTPGTPADTGFAWARRKMEIERVIEGEKIGPLQKAVDELARYMAGEPLQFTCPLDMQGTAFQLAVWQELLRIPYGETRSYQEIAQAIGRPAAVRAVGAANGANPIAIIVPCHRVIGSNGSLTGYGGGIPAKQWLLALEKAGVPQS, encoded by the coding sequence ATGGTAGTAATAGCAAAAAAAAACGCAACGCAGACACTCTATTGGGCACGTGTGCCTGGCCCGATAGGAGCCTGCGTCGTCATAGCCACAGAAAATGGTGTATGTTGGACCGGCACGCCCGGAACACCGGCAGATACAGGCTTCGCGTGGGCGAGGCGCAAAATGGAAATCGAGCGGGTGATCGAAGGCGAAAAGATCGGCCCCCTGCAAAAGGCGGTGGACGAACTCGCGCGCTACATGGCAGGAGAACCCCTGCAATTCACCTGCCCCCTGGACATGCAGGGTACGGCATTTCAGCTCGCCGTCTGGCAAGAACTGCTTCGTATCCCCTACGGTGAAACCCGCTCCTACCAGGAAATCGCGCAAGCCATTGGCCGGCCCGCAGCTGTGCGAGCAGTGGGAGCAGCCAACGGAGCCAATCCAATTGCTATCATCGTTCCTTGCCACCGCGTCATAGGTAGCAATGGCTCACTAACAGGCTATGGCGGTGGCATTCCCGCCAAACAATGGCTGCTCGCGCTGGAGAAAGCTGGCGTTCCTCAATCTTAG
- a CDS encoding IS630 family transposase, whose product MKPWQHEHWCLPSVGGEFVAAMEDVLDLYEEPYDPQYPTVCLDEKPVVLHADVQPSLPVEPGQPVRVDYEYERNGTRNLFVMVEPLAGWRHVEVTAQRTMQDYAKVVRWLVDEVYPHVEYIRLVQDNLNTHTPASLYEAFPPAEARRILQRVEFHYTPKHGSWLNMAEIEIAILERNALSRRLPDEAALRRQVSAVETERNQQRRGISWQFTSRDARVKLSRLYPVKEAEVN is encoded by the coding sequence CTGAAGCCCTGGCAACACGAACATTGGTGCCTCCCGTCAGTAGGAGGGGAGTTTGTCGCCGCGATGGAAGACGTGCTGGACCTCTACGAGGAACCGTATGATCCGCAGTACCCGACGGTCTGCCTGGATGAGAAGCCGGTGGTGTTGCATGCCGATGTCCAGCCGTCCCTTCCTGTGGAGCCAGGCCAGCCAGTGCGCGTGGATTACGAGTATGAACGCAACGGCACGCGCAATCTCTTCGTCATGGTCGAGCCATTGGCAGGCTGGCGACATGTGGAAGTCACCGCACAACGGACCATGCAGGACTACGCCAAGGTGGTGCGCTGGTTGGTGGATGAGGTCTATCCGCACGTGGAGTACATTCGCCTGGTGCAGGACAACCTGAACACACACACCCCGGCCTCCCTCTACGAAGCCTTCCCTCCCGCCGAAGCACGTCGCATTCTGCAACGTGTCGAGTTCCACTACACCCCCAAGCACGGCAGTTGGTTGAATATGGCCGAGATCGAGATCGCTATTCTGGAGCGCAATGCCCTCTCCCGACGCTTGCCAGACGAAGCAGCACTCCGCCGCCAGGTCTCGGCGGTGGAAACGGAACGCAACCAACAGCGGCGAGGGATCTCCTGGCAGTTCACCTCGCGCGATGCGCGCGTCAAGCTCTCGCGGCTCTATCCGGTGAAAGAAGCCGAAGTGAACTGA
- a CDS encoding polysaccharide biosynthesis C-terminal domain-containing protein has translation MPSYAAETDIPLGEAGAQHLLKRTPANYLLNQAYGLWVYFSLFFLTLIITHKVSVEEYGIFAVASAAFNTIAYIVAFGLEDATTTFVPRVFAEHGKASAALLVRRLMALRIVTLIISVIIMLFGLQVLAAIIAAIPISGSAAMAAGLRAPSLLGHIAPIAFYILGNGIASLLTAVYASIMRMRVVFIAGSVVQLLILVFSFFLLQIGWGIDSILWLEAICTLLNAAVLALWQAPLLLARGAEYKQPMWPVVRLGISAWLTNLVSGALLKQVSIILLGYFAISLAQIAFFNLSFQLAHAASILLVSGFGGVGGAALAAAFVGKNYHRLGRSWQTLIKIETLLAAPLLLFCLFNAQNIAVALYGSNFAAVGPLLAIFLFFNIIVRVLGTTIHQSTLYVMGKARLVVLGQWVGLLVVVVIGIALIPRWGPAGALVADGISQIVTGSMLLAFLWRDLPEKYPLGFTLRLLLAFTIAALPELVWHPAGHVLLGVAGIIFLLLSLGLLLLIRPLSMTDLEMIHSLNPLAAKYLKSFARTK, from the coding sequence GTGCCCTCTTATGCTGCCGAAACAGATATACCTCTCGGAGAGGCGGGCGCGCAGCACCTCCTCAAGAGAACACCTGCCAATTATCTGCTCAACCAGGCCTATGGTCTCTGGGTTTATTTTTCTCTCTTCTTCCTGACGCTCATCATCACACACAAGGTATCGGTTGAGGAATACGGCATCTTCGCGGTTGCATCTGCCGCTTTCAATACCATCGCCTATATCGTCGCCTTCGGTCTGGAAGACGCTACAACAACCTTTGTGCCACGTGTCTTTGCCGAGCATGGTAAGGCATCGGCAGCGCTACTCGTCCGGCGCTTGATGGCCTTACGCATCGTGACGCTCATCATTAGCGTCATTATCATGTTATTCGGCTTGCAGGTACTCGCTGCTATCATTGCCGCCATTCCCATTTCCGGTTCAGCAGCCATGGCCGCGGGCCTGCGCGCCCCCAGCCTGCTCGGCCACATCGCTCCCATCGCTTTCTATATCCTCGGCAATGGCATTGCCAGCCTGCTTACCGCCGTCTACGCCTCCATTATGCGCATGCGAGTGGTCTTTATTGCCGGCAGCGTGGTGCAGTTGCTGATCCTGGTCTTCAGCTTTTTCCTGCTGCAAATCGGTTGGGGTATTGATAGTATTCTCTGGCTGGAAGCCATATGTACGCTGCTGAACGCCGCTGTGCTTGCCCTCTGGCAGGCTCCATTACTACTCGCGCGTGGGGCCGAATACAAACAGCCGATGTGGCCTGTAGTGCGGCTTGGCATTTCCGCCTGGCTGACGAATCTGGTTTCAGGCGCGCTACTCAAGCAAGTCTCGATCATCCTGCTGGGTTACTTTGCCATCTCGCTGGCACAGATCGCTTTCTTCAACCTCTCCTTTCAGCTGGCACATGCCGCCAGTATCCTGCTCGTCTCTGGCTTTGGTGGTGTTGGCGGTGCCGCGCTGGCGGCAGCTTTCGTCGGAAAAAACTATCATCGGCTTGGCCGTTCGTGGCAGACGCTCATCAAAATTGAAACATTGCTGGCCGCTCCTCTGCTCCTATTCTGCCTCTTCAACGCGCAAAATATCGCGGTAGCGCTTTACGGCTCAAATTTCGCCGCTGTAGGGCCGCTCCTGGCCATCTTTCTGTTCTTCAACATCATCGTGCGTGTCCTGGGCACGACAATTCACCAGTCCACGCTCTATGTCATGGGAAAGGCAAGACTGGTCGTGCTGGGCCAATGGGTTGGTCTGCTCGTGGTGGTCGTCATCGGAATAGCGTTAATACCCCGCTGGGGGCCTGCTGGAGCGCTTGTCGCCGATGGAATTTCGCAGATCGTCACAGGCAGTATGCTGCTCGCATTCCTCTGGCGCGACCTGCCGGAGAAGTATCCCCTGGGGTTCACGCTGCGCTTACTACTCGCGTTCACCATCGCCGCGCTGCCTGAACTTGTCTGGCATCCTGCCGGGCACGTCTTGTTGGGCGTTGCCGGTATAATCTTCCTGCTCCTGAGCCTTGGTCTTTTGCTCTTGATCCGCCCCCTCAGCATGACAGACCTGGAGATGATTCACAGCCTGAATCCGCTGGCAGCGAAGTATTTGAAAAGTTTCGCCAGGACAAAGTAG
- a CDS encoding VOC family protein, producing the protein MNPYVPPANQLIVELYVRDLRASCEFYQRLGFQLARDDGDFVELQWEDSLLFLEEVPAASPPPSSPVGNIRIMVPNVDDYWSLAQELGAQVLRPLEDRYYGLRDFTIVGPDGLGLRFATRLSDIRKS; encoded by the coding sequence ATGAATCCATACGTTCCGCCGGCTAATCAGCTTATTGTTGAGCTATATGTGCGCGATCTGAGAGCATCGTGCGAATTCTACCAGCGGCTGGGCTTCCAGCTTGCGCGCGATGATGGCGATTTCGTGGAATTGCAGTGGGAAGATTCGCTTTTGTTTCTTGAAGAGGTACCCGCTGCATCACCTCCGCCGTCGTCTCCTGTTGGCAATATTCGTATCATGGTGCCGAACGTCGATGACTATTGGAGCCTGGCACAGGAGTTAGGCGCGCAGGTCTTACGGCCGCTTGAAGACCGCTATTATGGCCTGCGCGATTTCACCATTGTGGGGCCAGATGGGCTTGGGCTGCGCTTCGCGACACGCTTATCAGATATTCGGAAATCATGA
- the ftsH gene encoding ATP-dependent zinc metalloprotease FtsH, with translation MSSSGKWLRTSFIWLIMLLAIVLIIVLFFRSPSDTKQVNVSTILSDIKTDMSKNQQDTLDVSSDTITLTRGQDGSKEAANINSSFDVTQVLKDNGIDYTNSHLLVLEYEAPSALGAWLSILGGLIPFILVAGLLIFMMRQAQGSNNQAMSFGKSRARMFMGNKPTVTFADVAGVEEAKQELQEIVEFLKFPDKFAALGARIPKGLLLVGPPGTGKTLISRAVAGEAGVPFFSISGSEFVEMFVGVGASRVRDLFDQAKRNSPCIVFVDEIDAVGRQRGAGLGGSHDEREQTLNQILVEMDGFDTNTNVIVIAATNRPDVLDPALLRPGRFDRQVVLDRPDIRGRISILQVHARGKPLETSISLETLAKQTPGFSGADLANLLNEAAILAARRNKRKIGMSELEEAIDRVVAGPARKSRIISEREKAITAYHEVGHAMVARMLPNTDPVHKVSIVARGQAGGFTMLLPTEDRYLWSKPQFEDMLAYALGGHVAELIIFGEVTTGASNDIERVTKIARSMVTEYGMSNVIGPVALGHKDELVFLGRDFGEQRNYSEQTAREIDEEVRRIIQEAFDKAYNVLLQNKTRLIMISERLIKEETLEGPVFEALFNQPIDDGQYESPSILAGMPHLNPAGSNGGQLRIPEHGSSYPLPPMLQPPYAPEAGA, from the coding sequence ATGTCGAGCAGTGGGAAATGGCTAAGAACCAGCTTTATCTGGCTCATAATGTTGCTGGCCATTGTCCTGATCATCGTACTTTTCTTCCGTTCGCCATCTGATACAAAACAGGTCAACGTATCAACGATTTTGAGCGATATCAAAACCGACATGAGTAAGAATCAGCAGGATACGTTGGATGTCTCAAGCGATACCATCACATTGACTCGTGGCCAGGATGGAAGCAAAGAAGCAGCGAATATAAACAGTTCTTTTGATGTTACGCAGGTGCTCAAGGATAATGGCATCGATTATACGAATAGCCACTTGTTGGTACTTGAGTATGAAGCCCCCAGCGCATTAGGAGCCTGGCTGAGTATTCTCGGTGGTCTCATTCCTTTTATCCTGGTTGCCGGCCTGCTGATCTTCATGATGCGCCAGGCACAGGGAAGTAATAATCAGGCTATGTCGTTTGGCAAGAGCCGCGCCCGCATGTTTATGGGCAACAAACCCACCGTCACCTTCGCCGATGTTGCCGGCGTGGAAGAGGCAAAGCAGGAATTGCAGGAAATCGTCGAGTTTTTGAAATTTCCTGATAAGTTTGCCGCGCTTGGGGCCCGTATCCCTAAGGGCCTGTTGCTGGTAGGCCCACCAGGAACCGGCAAAACATTGATTTCACGCGCTGTCGCGGGCGAGGCCGGTGTCCCTTTCTTTAGCATCAGCGGCTCCGAATTTGTCGAAATGTTTGTCGGCGTCGGTGCCAGCCGCGTTCGTGACCTCTTCGACCAGGCCAAACGCAACAGCCCCTGTATCGTTTTCGTTGACGAGATCGATGCCGTCGGTCGGCAACGCGGCGCAGGTCTCGGTGGCTCCCACGATGAACGCGAACAAACACTCAATCAAATTCTCGTCGAGATGGATGGGTTCGATACCAATACCAATGTAATCGTGATAGCGGCGACAAACCGCCCCGATGTACTCGATCCCGCGCTGCTACGCCCCGGTCGTTTTGATCGCCAGGTCGTGCTTGATCGCCCCGACATTCGCGGGCGCATCTCCATCCTCCAGGTTCACGCCCGCGGCAAGCCATTAGAAACAAGCATCTCTCTGGAAACGCTCGCCAAACAAACACCCGGCTTCTCCGGCGCTGATCTTGCCAATCTGCTCAACGAGGCCGCTATCCTGGCCGCCCGGCGCAATAAGCGCAAAATTGGCATGAGCGAGCTCGAGGAGGCGATTGATCGCGTTGTTGCCGGCCCGGCGCGTAAAAGCCGCATCATCAGCGAGCGTGAAAAGGCGATCACCGCGTATCATGAAGTCGGCCACGCCATGGTAGCTCGTATGCTGCCCAACACCGACCCCGTGCATAAGGTCTCCATTGTAGCGCGCGGCCAGGCAGGCGGCTTTACGATGTTGCTGCCTACAGAGGATCGGTACCTCTGGAGCAAACCACAATTTGAGGATATGCTTGCATACGCCCTTGGCGGACACGTCGCCGAGTTGATCATCTTTGGCGAGGTCACAACCGGCGCTTCGAATGATATAGAACGCGTGACAAAGATTGCCCGCTCAATGGTGACCGAATATGGCATGAGCAACGTTATTGGGCCAGTAGCGCTGGGGCACAAAGATGAGCTTGTTTTCCTGGGCCGCGACTTCGGCGAGCAGCGCAACTACAGCGAACAGACCGCCCGCGAGATAGATGAAGAGGTACGCCGCATCATCCAGGAGGCTTTTGATAAGGCCTATAACGTACTCCTCCAGAACAAAACACGCCTGATTATGATCAGCGAACGCCTCATAAAAGAAGAGACCCTCGAGGGGCCGGTGTTTGAAGCCCTCTTCAACCAGCCCATCGACGATGGGCAATACGAATCACCCTCCATTCTCGCAGGCATGCCCCATCTCAATCCTGCGGGTAGCAACGGCGGGCAACTTCGCATCCCAGAACACGGTTCATCTTATCCTCTGCCCCCAATGTTGCAGCCACCGTATGCACCCGAAGCTGGCGCCTGA
- a CDS encoding ComF family protein, with the protein MSLKAPQQQAQTLTQHFLDIVFPPRCAGCKRNGYILCPSCIARIQPLPPTICQHCCAPLPPDGICKACYYHRLTLSGLRAIGPFQEPLRGYIHALKYRGNTRLAQPLGELLAQAYVRYAIQADMIVPVPLHSQRERQRGYNHSYLLARTCSTKLGIPLHTGLLIRTRATLAQVDLHPRERRQNVTGAFICPPPFTTGALLNRRILIVDDVSTTGSTLEACAAPLFSAGALAVWGLVLARPAF; encoded by the coding sequence ATGAGCTTGAAAGCTCCTCAACAACAGGCCCAGACTCTTACGCAGCATTTCCTGGATATTGTCTTCCCTCCACGATGTGCCGGTTGTAAGCGCAATGGCTATATCCTCTGCCCATCCTGTATCGCTCGAATTCAACCTCTGCCTCCTACAATCTGCCAGCATTGTTGCGCTCCGCTTCCTCCTGATGGAATCTGTAAAGCCTGCTATTACCATCGCCTGACCTTGAGTGGTTTGCGGGCCATTGGCCCGTTCCAGGAACCATTGCGTGGATACATTCATGCGCTCAAGTACAGGGGAAATACCCGCCTGGCACAACCTCTTGGAGAACTGCTGGCCCAGGCTTATGTGAGATATGCTATTCAAGCCGACATGATTGTTCCGGTGCCCTTGCATAGCCAGCGCGAACGCCAGCGTGGCTATAACCACTCCTATTTGTTGGCCCGCACCTGTTCTACAAAACTCGGCATTCCGCTGCATACCGGCCTGCTCATCCGCACACGGGCAACGCTCGCTCAGGTAGACTTGCACCCCAGGGAGCGCCGCCAGAACGTCACCGGCGCCTTTATTTGTCCCCCTCCATTTACAACTGGCGCTCTTTTGAATCGCAGAATCCTTATCGTCGATGATGTATCTACCACCGGTTCCACGCTGGAGGCCTGCGCCGCTCCCCTCTTCTCAGCTGGTGCGCTGGCAGTCTGGGGCCTCGTTCTGGCCAGGCCAGCATTTTAA
- a CDS encoding helix-turn-helix domain-containing protein, with product MPRPPAVTLTEEEQRTLETFVHRGKANARTLTRARILLKSAEGWSTAELAAAFDVCEATVTNVRRRFAEGGLEVVLHDKVQQHRRSALSGLQTAHLIAVACSPSPDGHDHWTVRLLAQKAVELGFVANISPTTIHELLKKTN from the coding sequence ATGCCACGACCACCAGCAGTGACCTTAACCGAGGAAGAGCAGCGAACTCTGGAAACCTTTGTGCATCGCGGCAAAGCCAACGCCCGCACCCTCACCCGTGCGCGCATCCTGCTCAAATCCGCCGAGGGATGGAGTACCGCCGAGCTTGCTGCCGCCTTCGATGTGTGTGAGGCAACGGTGACGAATGTGCGACGGAGGTTCGCCGAGGGAGGACTGGAGGTTGTCTTGCACGACAAAGTGCAGCAGCACCGCCGCAGCGCCCTCTCGGGTCTCCAGACCGCTCACCTGATTGCCGTGGCGTGTAGCCCGTCGCCCGATGGGCATGACCACTGGACCGTGCGACTCCTGGCGCAGAAAGCGGTCGAGTTGGGATTTGTGGCCAACATTTCGCCCACGACCATCCACGAGCTGCTCAAAAAAACGAACTGA